One region of Bradyrhizobium betae genomic DNA includes:
- a CDS encoding S1C family serine protease, with protein MLDFTSDIVDDASSSRTATVAPDNDRALLDAYSNAVIDVTDRVGPAVVRVETGPKVPNGRERGGLGSGIVISPDGLVLTNSHVVGASREIRLRDVEGNVGDARVLGVDPDTDLALLRANGVRDLSYAALGNSQSLKRGQLVIAIGNPLGFESTVTAGVVSALGRSIRSVSGRTIEDVIQTDAALNPGNSGGPLVSSNAEVIGINTAIISGAQGICFAVASNTAQFVLSEIIRHGYVRRAYIGVAGQTAPIPRRHAVLAGVDNKMGALLAQIEPDGPAAKAGVLPGDVVIRLDGVAINGVDDLIRVLDRDRIGRRLAMDVLRLGRLRAIDIDPIERKPTR; from the coding sequence ATGCTGGATTTCACCTCTGACATCGTCGATGACGCCTCGTCATCGCGAACGGCGACGGTTGCCCCAGACAATGACCGGGCTCTGCTGGACGCTTATTCCAATGCCGTGATCGACGTCACCGATCGTGTCGGCCCTGCGGTCGTGCGCGTCGAGACCGGACCGAAGGTTCCGAACGGCCGCGAACGCGGCGGGCTCGGCTCCGGCATCGTGATTTCGCCGGACGGGCTCGTGCTCACCAACAGCCACGTGGTCGGCGCCTCCAGGGAGATCCGGCTGCGCGACGTCGAAGGAAATGTCGGCGATGCCCGGGTGCTCGGCGTCGATCCCGATACGGATCTGGCGCTGCTGCGCGCGAACGGCGTGCGCGACTTGTCCTATGCAGCGCTCGGCAACTCCCAGAGCCTGAAACGCGGCCAGCTCGTGATTGCGATCGGCAATCCTCTCGGCTTTGAATCGACCGTGACCGCCGGCGTGGTCTCGGCGCTCGGACGTTCGATCCGCTCGGTGAGCGGGCGCACTATCGAGGACGTGATCCAGACCGATGCCGCGCTCAACCCCGGCAATTCCGGCGGCCCGCTGGTGTCGTCGAATGCCGAGGTGATCGGCATCAACACCGCCATCATCAGTGGTGCCCAGGGCATCTGTTTCGCGGTCGCCAGCAACACCGCGCAATTCGTGCTGTCGGAGATCATCCGCCACGGCTATGTCCGCCGTGCCTATATCGGCGTCGCTGGACAGACTGCGCCGATCCCGCGGCGGCATGCGGTGCTGGCCGGTGTCGACAACAAGATGGGTGCGCTGCTGGCGCAGATCGAACCGGATGGCCCGGCGGCGAAGGCGGGCGTGTTGCCCGGCGACGTCGTGATCAGGCTCGATGGCGTCGCAATCAACGGCGTCGACGATCTGATCCGCGTGCTCGACCGTGACCGGATCGGCCGACGGCTCGCCATGGACGTGCTGCGGCTCGGCCGTCTGCGGGCGATCGACATCGATCCGATCGAACGCAAGCCCACCCGCTAG
- a CDS encoding GMC family oxidoreductase — translation MNDPVDVLIIGAGASGAAVAWSLAETKMHILCMEQGGWMNPAEYPSTGRDWEARFYGEWATSPNIRGRPEDYPINDDNSPIKVVNYNAVGGSTVMYTAHWPRLHPSDFKVKTLDGVADDWPIDYDALTPFFEENDRIMGTSGLSGDPLSPLTHPPMPQQPLGLSGAILGKAMNELGWHWWPSDTTVATTDYEGRARCINLGHCTPACAQGAKSSTDITYWPQAVRAGVELRTHCRVREVTTDENGMATGVVYYDKDGVEQFQPAHVVIIACNGVGTPRLLLNSASARFPNGLANSSGLVGKNLMFHPYAQIYGYVKEPTDSNRAPPTCLWSKEWYDTDLSRGFVRGYGVQFVRGAGPVFEAVVSEQKGILPWGADHHRVFRKLNGHRLGFSAICEDLPEEHNCVTLDPVLKDSHGIPAPKINYTISENSQKMMDHALARGREVLEMAGATDICINSPIPWGGWHLLGTARMGTDPKRSVVNEWGRTHDVKNLFIVDGSIFVTSGGVNPTSTIQALALYIADQMKQRLANLFD, via the coding sequence ATGAATGACCCCGTGGACGTCCTGATCATCGGCGCCGGCGCTTCAGGCGCTGCAGTGGCGTGGTCGCTGGCCGAGACCAAGATGCACATTCTCTGCATGGAGCAGGGCGGCTGGATGAACCCGGCGGAATATCCCAGCACGGGCCGCGACTGGGAAGCCAGGTTCTACGGCGAGTGGGCGACCAGCCCCAACATCCGCGGCCGGCCCGAGGACTATCCGATCAACGACGACAATTCGCCGATCAAGGTCGTCAACTACAATGCCGTCGGCGGCTCGACGGTGATGTACACTGCGCACTGGCCGCGGCTGCATCCGTCCGATTTCAAGGTGAAGACGCTCGACGGCGTCGCCGACGACTGGCCGATCGACTACGACGCGCTGACCCCGTTCTTCGAAGAGAACGACCGCATCATGGGGACGTCAGGCCTGTCGGGTGACCCGCTGTCGCCGCTGACGCATCCGCCGATGCCGCAGCAGCCGCTCGGATTGTCCGGTGCCATCCTCGGCAAGGCCATGAACGAGCTCGGCTGGCACTGGTGGCCGTCGGACACGACGGTCGCGACGACGGACTACGAGGGCCGGGCGCGCTGCATCAATCTCGGCCATTGCACGCCGGCCTGTGCGCAGGGCGCAAAGTCGTCCACCGACATCACCTATTGGCCGCAGGCGGTCCGCGCCGGCGTCGAGCTGCGCACGCATTGCCGGGTGCGCGAGGTCACCACCGACGAGAACGGCATGGCCACGGGCGTGGTCTATTACGACAAGGACGGCGTCGAGCAGTTTCAGCCGGCGCATGTCGTCATCATCGCCTGCAACGGTGTCGGCACGCCGCGCCTGTTGCTGAACTCGGCGTCCGCGCGCTTTCCGAATGGCCTCGCCAATTCGTCGGGCCTCGTCGGCAAGAACCTGATGTTCCATCCCTATGCGCAGATCTACGGCTATGTGAAGGAGCCGACCGACAGCAACCGCGCACCGCCGACCTGCCTGTGGAGCAAGGAATGGTACGACACGGACCTGTCGCGCGGCTTCGTGCGCGGCTATGGCGTTCAGTTCGTGCGCGGCGCCGGGCCGGTGTTCGAGGCGGTCGTCAGCGAGCAGAAGGGCATTTTGCCGTGGGGCGCGGATCATCACCGCGTCTTCCGCAAGCTCAATGGCCACCGGCTCGGCTTCTCCGCGATCTGCGAGGATTTGCCGGAGGAGCATAATTGCGTCACGCTCGATCCGGTGCTGAAGGACAGCCACGGCATTCCCGCGCCGAAGATCAACTACACGATCAGCGAGAACAGCCAGAAGATGATGGACCATGCGCTCGCGCGCGGCCGCGAGGTTCTGGAAATGGCGGGCGCGACCGACATCTGCATCAACTCGCCGATCCCGTGGGGCGGCTGGCACCTGCTCGGCACCGCGCGCATGGGCACCGACCCCAAGCGCTCCGTCGTCAACGAATGGGGCCGCACGCATGACGTGAAGAACCTCTTCATCGTCGATGGCAGCATCTTCGTCACCTCCGGGGGCGTGAACCCGACGTCCACCATCCAGGCCCTCGCGCTCTACATCGCCGACCAGATGAAGCAGCGCCTCGCCAATTTGTTCGACTGA
- a CDS encoding thermonuclease family protein, translated as MPFENSFAAVRAFALVLFLALSGFSALSGPASALTAAATVRDANSIQLGDVTYRLDGVDAPELDQVCIDDHADPWTCGIEARDQLAKLINKRSVRCDDVGPEKSFGKRHRAICTAEGDKVTLNEQLIKLGYAIAREPIKANVKPAAAEAKTASAGLWKGCFVAPQEFRMGKKDGALLGAACRSDRDKEIRAALFPEDLAMPPSCGIKGKLAVRARVTGNIGIYHLRGCPSYPATTKPDRWFCSEDDAQAAGFRKAYNCRRPK; from the coding sequence ATGCCCTTCGAGAATTCATTTGCCGCCGTCCGCGCATTCGCGCTGGTTTTATTTCTCGCTCTGTCGGGATTTTCGGCGCTCTCGGGACCGGCTTCCGCCCTGACCGCTGCCGCAACCGTGCGGGATGCCAATTCCATCCAGCTCGGCGACGTCACCTACCGGCTGGACGGCGTCGATGCACCCGAGCTGGACCAGGTCTGCATCGACGATCACGCCGATCCCTGGACCTGCGGCATCGAGGCCCGCGACCAGTTGGCGAAGCTGATCAACAAGCGCTCCGTGCGCTGCGACGATGTCGGACCGGAGAAGAGCTTTGGCAAGCGGCATCGCGCCATCTGCACGGCCGAGGGCGACAAGGTCACCCTGAACGAGCAACTGATCAAGCTCGGCTATGCCATCGCCCGCGAGCCGATCAAGGCCAACGTCAAGCCGGCGGCTGCCGAAGCGAAAACGGCCTCGGCTGGCCTCTGGAAGGGCTGCTTTGTTGCACCGCAAGAATTCCGCATGGGCAAGAAGGACGGCGCGCTGCTCGGCGCCGCCTGCCGCTCCGACCGCGACAAGGAGATTCGCGCGGCGCTGTTTCCGGAAGATCTGGCCATGCCGCCAAGCTGCGGCATCAAGGGCAAGCTCGCGGTGCGTGCGCGCGTCACCGGTAATATCGGCATCTATCACTTGAGAGGCTGCCCGAGCTATCCCGCCACGACCAAGCCGGACCGCTGGTTCTGCTCGGAGGACGACGCGCAGGCAGCGGGCTTCCGCAAGGCCTACAATTGCCGCCGGCCAAAGTGA
- a CDS encoding SDR family NAD(P)-dependent oxidoreductase translates to MQGPEDDAGLAGKVALISGGGAAGDGIGNGRAAAILLARAGANVLVADRDLKLAERTVEMIATEGGTAAAHGGDVTSEDDCKKLVEAALDRWGRLDFLDNNVGIGSRGSLVDEAPEQYRRVMQVNVETMFLLSRHAIPAMIRTAKGGAIVNISSISALRPRGLTTYTTSKAAIIGLTRAMAVDHGRDNIRVNCICPGPMYTPMVYARGMSEQARAQRARASVLKTEGTGWDVGHAVKFLLSNFARYITGQVLVVDGGVTLQAPERESQEH, encoded by the coding sequence ATGCAGGGCCCTGAGGACGATGCCGGCCTCGCCGGCAAGGTGGCGCTGATCAGCGGCGGCGGCGCCGCGGGCGATGGCATCGGCAACGGCCGCGCTGCAGCAATTCTGCTGGCCCGCGCCGGCGCAAACGTGCTGGTGGCCGATCGCGACCTCAAGCTGGCCGAACGCACCGTCGAGATGATCGCAACCGAGGGCGGCACGGCTGCTGCCCATGGCGGCGACGTCACCAGCGAAGATGATTGCAAGAAGCTGGTCGAGGCCGCGCTCGATCGCTGGGGCCGGCTGGATTTCCTCGACAACAATGTCGGCATCGGCAGCCGCGGCAGCTTGGTCGACGAGGCGCCCGAGCAATATCGCCGCGTCATGCAGGTCAATGTCGAGACCATGTTCCTGCTCTCCAGGCACGCGATCCCCGCGATGATCAGGACGGCGAAGGGCGGCGCGATCGTCAACATCTCCTCGATCTCGGCATTGCGGCCGCGCGGGCTCACGACCTACACGACTTCGAAGGCGGCGATCATCGGTCTGACCCGCGCGATGGCGGTCGATCACGGCCGCGACAACATCCGCGTCAACTGCATCTGCCCGGGACCGATGTACACGCCGATGGTCTATGCCCGCGGCATGAGCGAGCAGGCCCGCGCGCAGCGGGCCAGGGCGTCCGTTCTCAAGACCGAAGGCACCGGCTGGGACGTCGGTCACGCCGTCAAATTCCTGCTCAGCAACTTTGCCCGCTACATCACAGGCCAGGTGCTGGTGGTGGACGGCGGCGTCACGCTACAAGCCCCCGAACGCGAGTCACAAGAACACTAG
- a CDS encoding carboxymuconolactone decarboxylase family protein, which translates to MARLPYLEADQVAPEYRDMLKRNTNLHKLLVNSPEMARAFHGIGGYIRFKSKLDPRLRELAILQVGWMEKSEYEFTHHVKIGKEFGVTDEDISGLMAETDGKSSKLEPLAKAILKGAREMVRELAMSDATFAEIRQHLSDEHMVDLVLTIAFYCGVVRVLATMKIDNEPYYKEVLEQYPIPGVN; encoded by the coding sequence ATGGCCCGCTTGCCCTATCTCGAGGCCGACCAGGTCGCGCCCGAATATCGCGACATGCTCAAGCGCAACACCAATTTGCACAAGCTGCTGGTCAACTCGCCGGAGATGGCACGCGCCTTCCACGGCATCGGCGGCTACATCCGGTTCAAGAGCAAGCTCGATCCGCGCCTGCGCGAGCTTGCGATCCTCCAGGTCGGCTGGATGGAGAAGTCGGAATACGAATTCACCCACCATGTGAAGATCGGCAAGGAGTTCGGCGTCACCGACGAGGACATCTCAGGCCTGATGGCGGAGACCGACGGCAAGTCCTCGAAGCTGGAGCCGCTGGCGAAGGCGATCCTGAAAGGCGCCCGCGAGATGGTGCGGGAGCTTGCCATGTCGGATGCGACCTTTGCCGAGATCAGGCAGCACCTTTCCGACGAGCACATGGTCGACCTGGTCCTGACCATCGCCTTCTATTGCGGCGTGGTGCGCGTGCTCGCCACCATGAAGATCGACAACGAGCCCTATTACAAAGAGGTACTCGAGCAGTACCCGATCCCGGGAGTGAACTGA